From Acinetobacter lwoffii, a single genomic window includes:
- a CDS encoding type IV pilus twitching motility protein PilT: MDITELLAFSAKNGASDLHLSAGLPPMIRVDGEVRRINLPALEHKEVHKLVYDIMNDKQRRDFEENLETDFSFEVPGVARFRVNAFNQNRGAGAVFRTIPSKVLTLEDLGMGQIFKDICEYPRGLVLVTGPTGSGKSTTLAAMLDYINDNRYDHILTVEDPIEFVHQSKKCLINQREVHRDTHGFNEALRSALREDPDIILVGEMRDLETIRLALTAAETGHLVFGTLHTTSAAKTIDRVIDVFPAEEKDMVRAMLSESLQAVVSQALLKKNGGGRVAAHEIMIGIPAIRNLIRENKVAQMYSAIQTGANYGMTTLDQTLKTLVSKGLISPQVARTAAKQPEAFL, encoded by the coding sequence ATGGATATCACAGAATTGTTGGCATTTTCTGCTAAAAATGGTGCGTCGGATTTACACTTGTCTGCGGGCTTACCGCCAATGATTCGTGTCGATGGAGAGGTTCGTCGCATCAACCTTCCAGCATTAGAACATAAAGAAGTGCATAAACTCGTTTATGACATCATGAACGATAAACAGCGCCGTGATTTTGAAGAAAATCTGGAAACTGACTTTTCTTTTGAAGTGCCTGGCGTGGCGCGTTTCCGTGTCAACGCATTTAACCAGAACCGCGGTGCCGGTGCGGTATTCCGTACCATTCCATCTAAAGTCCTGACCCTTGAAGATCTGGGCATGGGACAGATTTTTAAAGACATCTGTGAATATCCACGTGGTCTGGTACTGGTGACAGGTCCTACCGGTTCGGGTAAATCAACCACCTTGGCGGCGATGCTGGACTATATTAATGACAACCGCTATGACCATATTTTAACAGTCGAAGACCCAATCGAATTTGTGCATCAGTCGAAAAAATGCCTGATCAACCAGCGTGAAGTGCATCGTGATACGCATGGCTTTAATGAAGCGCTACGTTCAGCACTGCGTGAAGATCCGGACATTATTCTGGTCGGTGAGATGCGTGACCTTGAAACCATTCGTCTGGCGTTAACTGCAGCAGAAACCGGTCACTTAGTATTTGGCACCCTGCATACCACCTCAGCGGCCAAAACCATTGACCGTGTGATCGACGTATTCCCTGCTGAAGAAAAAGACATGGTACGCGCCATGTTGTCTGAATCCCTACAAGCCGTAGTTTCACAGGCTCTACTGAAGAAAAATGGCGGTGGGCGTGTGGCGGCGCATGAAATCATGATCGGTATTCCTGCGATCCGTAACCTGATCCGTGAAAACAAAGTCGCACAAATGTACTCAGCAATTCAGACAGGCGCCAACTATGGCATGACCACACTGGACCAGACCCTGAAAACACTGGTGTCCAAAGGTTTGATCAGCCCGCAAGTTGCACGTACTGCAGCCAAACAGCCAGAAGCATTTTTATAA
- a CDS encoding YggS family pyridoxal phosphate-dependent enzyme, whose protein sequence is MNMLQQSRNQVLVQIETACIQAGREADAVQLLAVSKTQPSSVLAEMYQAGQRAFGENYLQEALEKITALKELEIEWHFIGHVQRNKTKALAENFAWVHGVDRLIIAERLSNQRGDNQSALNICIQVNIDGQDTKDGCQPEEVAELVAQISQLPNVRLRGLMVIPAPNNPQAFADAKVLFDAVKVQHAHPEDWDTLSMGMSGDMTEAIAAGSTMVRVGTALFGARPKKDV, encoded by the coding sequence ATGAATATGTTGCAACAGTCACGAAATCAGGTCTTAGTGCAAATTGAAACTGCCTGTATTCAGGCCGGCCGCGAAGCAGATGCGGTGCAACTGCTTGCCGTTTCCAAGACCCAGCCGAGTAGCGTGCTGGCAGAGATGTATCAGGCAGGGCAACGTGCTTTTGGTGAAAACTATTTGCAGGAAGCACTGGAAAAAATCACGGCACTGAAAGAGCTGGAGATTGAATGGCATTTTATTGGTCATGTGCAGCGCAACAAAACCAAGGCTCTGGCGGAAAATTTTGCCTGGGTACATGGAGTCGATCGCCTGATTATTGCCGAGCGTTTATCAAATCAGCGTGGAGATAATCAGTCCGCACTGAATATCTGTATTCAGGTGAATATTGATGGCCAGGATACCAAAGATGGCTGCCAGCCGGAAGAAGTCGCAGAACTAGTGGCACAAATCAGCCAACTGCCGAATGTACGTTTACGTGGCCTGATGGTGATTCCTGCACCGAATAATCCTCAAGCCTTTGCTGATGCCAAAGTTTTATTTGATGCAGTCAAAGTTCAGCATGCACACCCTGAAGATTGGGATACTTTAAGTATGGGCATGTCTGGGGATATGACCGAAGCGATTGCTGCGGGTTCTACCATGGTTCGTGTTGGCACAGCCCTATTTGGTGCACGGCCTAAAAAAGATGTATAA
- a CDS encoding acyltransferase family protein, translating to MNTAPNTLSHYFSLQLESLRGISAIVVLFSHCFQAFIGPFDTSIYSWIRLLGQAAVMIFFALSGYLIGYSIQYNIHQHGQFNLHHYARQRGRRILPPFLFAMGLTLVLYLLAPLLFTSHTHAFQHSFGMMIRTDYSIDMMEFVGSLLFLNGFVTPTVSANAALWSLSYEVWFYVLAGFLPFLKNSEIAKIGFFMVLAILSVLNIQFFIYFLVWLTAFACSFRYIQLRFLNRLQSVKLALFGLAFLIACFDAYQFQVIDEAQQYRAANFAPFNFCVGLAFSCWLVQLQHRRSHYHPVWVQSADFSYTLYVTHFPLLLFILGCIPATLAYGLGGAILALLASMCSLIVFAWLMAKWLEPARKKALSNTLR from the coding sequence ATGAACACTGCCCCGAATACGCTCTCGCACTATTTCAGCCTACAGCTTGAGAGCCTACGGGGTATCAGTGCCATTGTGGTGTTATTCAGTCACTGCTTTCAGGCATTTATTGGGCCTTTCGATACCAGCATTTATTCATGGATACGCCTGCTTGGGCAGGCTGCAGTCATGATTTTCTTTGCCTTAAGTGGCTATCTGATCGGCTATTCAATCCAGTACAACATTCATCAGCATGGTCAGTTCAATCTGCACCATTATGCCCGACAGCGTGGCCGCAGAATTTTACCGCCCTTTCTGTTTGCCATGGGGTTGACCCTGGTTTTATATCTGCTTGCTCCACTATTATTTACCAGCCACACGCATGCTTTTCAACACAGTTTTGGCATGATGATCCGGACTGACTATAGTATAGACATGATGGAGTTTGTTGGCTCGCTGCTATTTTTGAATGGCTTTGTGACGCCAACGGTTTCAGCCAATGCTGCGCTCTGGAGTCTGAGCTATGAAGTGTGGTTTTATGTGCTGGCCGGATTCTTACCTTTTTTAAAAAATTCGGAAATCGCCAAAATCGGGTTTTTTATGGTTCTGGCTATACTATCAGTACTGAACATCCAGTTTTTTATTTATTTTCTGGTCTGGCTCACTGCCTTTGCTTGTTCATTTCGATATATCCAGCTACGTTTTTTAAACCGCTTACAATCAGTCAAATTAGCCCTATTCGGCTTGGCATTTCTAATCGCCTGTTTTGATGCTTACCAGTTTCAGGTGATTGATGAGGCCCAGCAATACCGCGCTGCGAATTTTGCCCCTTTTAATTTCTGTGTGGGTCTGGCCTTTAGCTGCTGGCTGGTACAGCTCCAGCATCGACGCAGTCATTATCATCCGGTCTGGGTTCAATCCGCAGACTTTTCCTATACCTTGTATGTCACCCATTTCCCATTACTTTTATTTATTTTGGGGTGTATTCCGGCAACTTTGGCCTATGGTCTGGGCGGAGCAATTTTAGCTTTGCTTGCCAGCATGTGCAGCTTAATAGTTTTTGCCTGGTTAATGGCCAAATGGCTCGAACCAGCCAGAAAAAAAGCGTTATCCAATACCCTGCGATAA
- a CDS encoding AAA family ATPase yields the protein MKILRLSLNNLASLTGTHHIDFESSPLAHAGLIAITGKTGAGKSTLLDAMCLALYNEIPRLKGATGSLKDAGGQDVSIKDSKNILRRGCVHGFAELEFIALDSKRYMARWEIKRARQKVDGNLKVDRYVKCLDDDTTLTQKISEVTPLIEKLVGLSFEQFTRAVLLAQSEVGAFLKAKDNERADLLEYLTNSQIFSLVSQKAAEKFSEVKNKRNDLEKLIGHIEILSEEDISALQQQQNSLSLQLQNLQQSEKLLENEKQWHLDRHKLYAEVHAKKEVYEVQQDAVNKSAGQQQLLEQLDEFQSIRDQFVSRTRLAPQKEQIQHQHTQFTLEFETLKQSFVAEEAKLTALQQQQHQFQQHLANLKPHLEAGLRLDHAIDTVSERYKKLHAEQSQFQTLRLQPLEEQLRQQQQTLNQLQARQEKVAQQLAESGFLNVFDLEPQSTLQRIQDFMRQYQQLQQQNPDSLKQPLPELEKTVTALSENLNQWIQQHHSLEQLEEQLKTIQEMRQQRQAKQRQLDLLQQQVQQIVQQSQEFEQLQSAVNSQQQQLKMQQEAEQALHQQIQAEQQAYEHLEQILAQQRLLHAQSVQDLRAQLKPDEPCMVCGSMAHPFVDTAHEHLEQSLSQLQEQQLRQAKQQLDQQLQSQQQQRIEISKAQTVIEQQQQRCQILQNQIQQSSADCKSQLLKLEVVTEQHNDLPIFTQLLANHTQSLVQQLELSQQQEQQLQQQLQQWRQQQQQLHQLQLALQQRQQLDQLIHPVLSILPEQYQSQPPMLCLPQLQRQVEHRMQHLAVQKQLESDLHQQQQILEKSQYQLQLEQQNFAQLSQSVEQLIQQGKDLRQQLAELTKEHAGQVYRVAAEWRDALDLQAKTLEQALEQQRQCTAQAEKQWHQTHLKLQEFISQLQQIDRQLAQYQQDIQAWQAAHPQVTVAQIEQWLSIDLSSHQRIRQDLANQKQALENARTAWQLLQEQYQAHLKLQPEHEFEEIEQKLGMLHQEKIMQQEVLNETDAKLRMNANNQNTYAKYQQQIEQIKAEEYRWGRIYDLIGHKEGTKFQKIAQEHHLDILVEYANQQLQPLAPRYQLHRIPDSLSLAIIDLDMNSEVRPVLSLSGGETFLVSLALALAIANMASGSMKLESLFIDEGFGTLDPASLHMVMNALDHLQSQGRKVVLISHVQEMHERIPVQIQVKPVGAGASTIQIIG from the coding sequence ATGAAAATTTTACGTCTAAGTCTTAATAATCTGGCCTCCCTCACCGGCACCCATCATATTGATTTTGAATCGAGTCCTTTGGCTCATGCCGGCCTGATTGCCATCACCGGCAAAACTGGTGCCGGAAAATCTACCCTGCTCGATGCCATGTGCCTGGCGCTTTACAATGAAATTCCACGTTTAAAAGGTGCGACAGGCAGCTTGAAAGATGCTGGCGGTCAGGATGTTTCCATCAAGGATTCCAAGAATATTCTGCGCCGTGGCTGCGTGCATGGTTTTGCCGAACTGGAATTTATTGCACTCGACAGCAAACGCTATATGGCACGCTGGGAAATTAAACGGGCACGCCAGAAAGTCGATGGCAATCTAAAAGTAGACCGCTACGTCAAATGTCTGGATGACGACACGACACTGACGCAAAAAATATCGGAAGTCACCCCGCTCATTGAAAAACTGGTGGGCTTAAGTTTTGAGCAGTTTACCCGCGCAGTGTTGCTCGCACAGTCGGAAGTCGGCGCATTTTTAAAAGCCAAAGATAATGAGCGTGCAGATTTACTGGAATATCTCACCAATTCGCAGATTTTCAGTCTAGTTAGTCAGAAAGCTGCAGAGAAATTCAGCGAAGTCAAAAACAAGCGCAACGATCTGGAAAAGCTGATCGGGCATATTGAAATTCTGTCTGAAGAAGACATCAGCGCTTTACAACAGCAGCAGAACTCTTTGTCTTTGCAACTTCAGAATTTGCAGCAATCAGAAAAACTGCTAGAAAATGAGAAACAATGGCATCTGGACCGACATAAACTCTATGCAGAAGTCCATGCCAAAAAAGAAGTCTACGAAGTACAGCAAGATGCAGTAAATAAATCTGCAGGACAGCAACAGCTACTGGAGCAGCTGGATGAATTCCAGTCGATTCGGGATCAGTTTGTGAGTCGTACCCGTCTAGCCCCTCAAAAAGAGCAGATTCAGCACCAGCACACCCAATTTACGCTGGAATTTGAAACGCTCAAACAGAGCTTTGTAGCAGAAGAAGCCAAACTTACAGCCTTACAACAACAGCAGCACCAGTTTCAGCAACACTTGGCAAACCTGAAACCGCATCTGGAGGCAGGTTTAAGGCTGGATCATGCAATTGATACGGTATCAGAGCGGTACAAAAAACTGCATGCAGAGCAAAGCCAGTTTCAAACCCTTCGTCTACAGCCTTTAGAAGAACAACTGCGACAGCAACAACAGACTTTGAATCAGCTACAAGCTCGGCAAGAAAAGGTTGCACAACAATTGGCTGAATCTGGCTTTTTAAATGTGTTCGATCTGGAGCCGCAAAGTACCTTGCAACGCATACAAGACTTTATGCGTCAGTATCAGCAACTGCAGCAACAGAATCCGGACAGCCTGAAGCAGCCTTTGCCTGAACTGGAAAAAACCGTTACAGCACTTTCAGAAAATCTGAACCAGTGGATACAACAGCATCATAGTCTGGAACAGCTGGAAGAGCAGCTCAAAACCATTCAGGAAATGCGTCAGCAACGCCAAGCGAAACAGCGTCAGCTCGACCTGCTGCAACAGCAGGTGCAACAGATCGTTCAACAATCACAAGAATTTGAACAACTGCAATCTGCTGTAAATAGCCAACAGCAGCAACTAAAAATGCAGCAAGAGGCCGAACAGGCACTGCATCAGCAGATTCAGGCTGAACAACAGGCATATGAACACCTGGAACAAATACTTGCCCAGCAACGTTTATTGCATGCGCAAAGTGTGCAGGATCTTCGTGCCCAGTTAAAACCGGATGAGCCATGCATGGTCTGTGGGAGTATGGCCCATCCTTTTGTCGATACCGCCCATGAACATCTGGAACAGAGCCTGAGCCAGTTACAGGAGCAACAGTTACGGCAGGCAAAACAGCAGCTTGATCAGCAACTGCAATCTCAGCAGCAGCAACGCATTGAAATATCCAAAGCACAAACAGTAATTGAGCAACAGCAACAGCGTTGCCAGATCCTGCAAAACCAGATTCAACAATCCTCTGCTGACTGTAAATCTCAACTACTTAAACTGGAAGTGGTTACCGAGCAGCACAATGATCTTCCTATATTTACCCAGTTGCTGGCGAATCACACTCAAAGCCTGGTCCAGCAGCTAGAACTGTCACAACAGCAGGAACAACAGCTCCAGCAACAATTACAACAATGGCGTCAACAACAACAGCAATTGCACCAATTACAACTGGCTCTACAGCAACGTCAGCAACTCGACCAGCTGATACACCCAGTTTTAAGCATACTGCCCGAGCAGTACCAGTCGCAGCCACCTATGCTCTGCTTACCTCAGTTGCAACGACAAGTAGAGCACCGCATGCAGCACTTGGCAGTACAAAAGCAGCTGGAATCTGACCTGCATCAACAGCAGCAGATATTGGAAAAGAGCCAGTATCAACTACAATTGGAACAGCAAAATTTTGCTCAATTGAGCCAGTCTGTAGAGCAGTTGATTCAGCAAGGCAAAGACCTGCGTCAACAACTGGCTGAACTGACCAAAGAGCATGCAGGACAAGTCTATCGTGTCGCTGCAGAATGGCGTGATGCACTAGATCTACAAGCCAAGACCTTAGAGCAGGCTTTAGAACAACAGCGTCAATGCACGGCGCAGGCCGAAAAACAGTGGCATCAAACCCACTTAAAACTGCAAGAATTTATCAGTCAACTTCAGCAGATCGATCGGCAATTGGCTCAATATCAGCAAGATATTCAGGCATGGCAAGCAGCACATCCGCAAGTGACGGTAGCTCAAATTGAACAATGGCTCAGTATTGATCTGAGCAGCCATCAACGGATTCGTCAAGATCTGGCCAACCAGAAACAGGCACTCGAAAATGCCAGAACAGCCTGGCAATTACTGCAAGAACAATATCAGGCCCATTTAAAACTACAGCCAGAACATGAATTTGAGGAAATTGAACAAAAGCTTGGCATGCTGCATCAGGAAAAAATAATGCAGCAGGAAGTACTCAATGAAACTGATGCCAAACTGCGTATGAATGCCAATAATCAAAACACCTATGCCAAATATCAGCAGCAAATTGAGCAGATCAAAGCTGAAGAATACCGTTGGGGTCGTATTTACGATCTGATCGGACATAAGGAAGGTACCAAATTCCAGAAAATTGCCCAGGAACATCATCTGGATATTCTGGTGGAATATGCAAATCAGCAGTTGCAACCGTTGGCACCCCGCTATCAGTTACACCGTATTCCGGATAGCCTGAGTCTGGCGATTATTGATCTGGACATGAATAGTGAAGTCCGCCCTGTGCTGTCCCTATCGGGGGGTGAAACCTTCCTGGTTTCATTGGCTTTGGCTTTGGCGATTGCCAATATGGCCTCCGGCTCCATGAAACTGGAATCACTGTTTATTGATGAAGGTTTTGGTACGCTAGATCCTGCTTCGTTACATATGGTGATGAATGCACTGGATCATTTACAAAGTCAGGGTCGTAAAGTTGTATTAATCTCGCATGTGCAGGAAATGCATGAACGTATTCCGGTACAGATTCAGGTCAAACCGGTTGGTGCAGGTGCAAGTACCATTCAGATTATAGGCTAA
- a CDS encoding exonuclease SbcCD subunit D: protein MAVHFLHTSDWHLGQFFHNHDREFEHAQFLTWLLEQIKAKQPHALLIAGDIFDVINPASSAQRQLYQFLADAHDLAPHMQTLMIAGNHDSGYRIEQVEPLLAKFNAKAVGIVGRTAENTLNLDRLLIPIYDRDKNIIAWCLTLPYLRSAEITGLNEHTSNSQNAISYLHQQLIAEAKARKQPHQALILMSHAHMQGGETSDSERPIIVGNEEALSTALFDDVIDYVALGHLHKPQKVGQPHIRYSGSPIPLSFSEINYKHQIVEVRIDPEQNPENRFQYDALSIPRTVELFRIREKLENLITTIQALPAGEIEQLSARHFLEVEYTTDAPPPVDLRQQIEQALPANRYRLLRISRIYQQQVDLSSSQSKIDLAPPTPESLFFNIWKKMGYEQDHSVQRDFQELLNEAQHELAQKQQA from the coding sequence ATGGCGGTTCATTTTCTTCACACTTCCGATTGGCATCTGGGACAATTTTTCCATAACCATGACCGTGAATTTGAACATGCGCAGTTTTTGACTTGGCTACTTGAGCAAATTAAAGCAAAGCAACCGCATGCCTTGCTGATTGCCGGCGATATTTTTGATGTGATCAATCCCGCTTCCAGTGCGCAAAGACAGCTATACCAGTTTCTGGCCGATGCCCACGATCTGGCGCCACATATGCAGACCCTGATGATTGCAGGCAATCATGATTCCGGTTACCGGATTGAGCAGGTTGAACCCTTGCTGGCCAAATTTAATGCCAAAGCAGTGGGAATCGTAGGCCGCACTGCAGAAAATACCCTGAATCTGGATCGGCTGCTTATTCCTATTTATGATCGGGATAAAAATATCATCGCCTGGTGTCTGACCCTGCCCTATTTACGCAGTGCCGAAATTACCGGACTAAATGAACATACCAGCAATAGCCAGAACGCGATCAGTTATCTGCATCAACAACTGATTGCCGAAGCCAAAGCCCGCAAACAGCCACATCAGGCACTGATTTTAATGTCACATGCGCACATGCAAGGTGGTGAGACGTCCGACTCTGAACGTCCGATTATTGTTGGCAATGAAGAGGCGCTGTCGACGGCGCTATTTGATGACGTGATTGATTATGTCGCGCTGGGGCATTTGCATAAACCGCAAAAGGTCGGTCAGCCGCATATTCGCTATAGTGGCTCTCCGATTCCGCTGTCATTTAGTGAGATTAATTATAAGCATCAAATAGTTGAAGTCAGGATTGATCCCGAACAAAACCCGGAAAACCGCTTTCAGTACGATGCCTTAAGCATTCCGCGTACTGTCGAGCTGTTCCGCATTCGTGAAAAGCTGGAAAATTTAATCACTACAATTCAGGCCTTGCCTGCCGGAGAAATCGAGCAGCTTTCTGCACGGCATTTTCTGGAGGTGGAATACACGACCGATGCGCCGCCTCCGGTAGATCTGCGTCAGCAAATAGAACAGGCCCTACCTGCTAACCGTTACCGACTGCTGCGCATCAGCCGGATTTACCAGCAACAGGTCGACCTTAGTTCAAGCCAGTCTAAAATTGATCTGGCACCCCCTACTCCGGAATCGCTATTTTTCAATATCTGGAAAAAAATGGGCTATGAGCAGGATCACTCGGTACAACGGGATTTTCAGGAATTACTGAATGAAGCCCAACACGAACTTGCACAAAAACAACAAGCCTAG
- a CDS encoding ABZJ_00895 family protein, protein MLPLSRYFIWFFVICFIFTCICGVLAALLPMGMGAVLTIVPYLVAMIWVLFKFLKQQKRAPTQAERKKFTLGFSLIYWGYNLLFLLLGIVIATRSNPNAWQDFLLYLQQPQFMSIVLIMFLMIAIPLYLLTYWFYGKQAQRMAEKMFGHSPQ, encoded by the coding sequence ATGTTGCCGCTAAGTCGTTATTTTATCTGGTTTTTCGTTATATGTTTTATTTTTACCTGTATTTGCGGTGTACTGGCAGCCTTGCTGCCGATGGGCATGGGTGCAGTCTTGACGATTGTTCCCTATCTGGTGGCCATGATTTGGGTGCTTTTTAAATTTCTAAAACAGCAAAAACGTGCGCCGACCCAGGCAGAGCGTAAAAAATTCACGCTCGGTTTTAGCCTGATTTATTGGGGCTATAATTTATTATTTCTTTTGCTCGGTATTGTGATCGCCACCCGTTCCAATCCGAATGCCTGGCAGGACTTTCTGCTGTATCTACAGCAACCACAGTTTATGAGCATTGTGCTGATCATGTTCCTGATGATCGCAATTCCACTATATCTACTGACGTACTGGTTTTATGGCAAGCAGGCCCAGCGTATGGCAGAGAAAATGTTTGGCCATTCGCCTCAGTGA
- a CDS encoding TIGR01777 family oxidoreductase — MYKPVVLVTGASGFIGSHLVHFLLERDYRVIGLTRQKNKREPHPDFHWINQLEELKQHQIDYVVNLAGESIGQGRWTAARKKKLLDSRLDSTKRLFDYLEKNQLRPKRIISTSAVGYYGIDPTERWEQVCTEQSPPQDIFMSELCAKWEQLALSYTNQNTKIVRFAVVFGKGGGILPQMLLPIKLNLFGRIGHGRQPVTWVHLGDVLRAIEFLILEDTAEQIFNVVAPEKSSQAQFARTAAQILKRKPLLPLPACSLKMMLGEQSQLVLNGQYVQSKALQEAGFQFHYPTLKEALDNILKH; from the coding sequence ATGTATAAACCTGTAGTGCTGGTGACGGGAGCGAGTGGTTTTATTGGCAGTCATCTCGTGCATTTTTTACTGGAACGGGATTATCGGGTGATTGGTCTGACCCGTCAGAAAAATAAACGTGAACCACATCCGGACTTCCACTGGATTAACCAGCTGGAAGAATTAAAACAGCATCAGATTGATTATGTGGTCAATCTGGCTGGCGAAAGCATCGGTCAAGGCCGTTGGACGGCAGCGCGTAAAAAGAAATTGCTGGATAGCCGTTTAGATAGCACCAAACGGTTATTTGATTATTTAGAAAAAAATCAGCTTAGACCGAAACGGATTATTTCAACATCGGCCGTTGGTTATTATGGCATTGATCCGACAGAGCGCTGGGAACAGGTCTGCACGGAGCAAAGTCCGCCACAAGATATTTTTATGTCTGAACTTTGTGCGAAGTGGGAGCAGCTGGCTTTATCCTATACTAACCAGAACACCAAGATTGTTCGCTTTGCGGTGGTGTTTGGTAAAGGTGGCGGGATTCTTCCGCAGATGCTATTGCCGATTAAATTGAATCTGTTCGGACGGATTGGTCATGGACGCCAGCCAGTGACTTGGGTGCATCTAGGGGATGTGCTGCGTGCGATTGAATTCTTGATACTTGAGGATACAGCCGAGCAGATCTTTAATGTGGTCGCGCCAGAAAAAAGTAGTCAGGCCCAGTTTGCACGAACTGCGGCCCAGATTCTGAAGCGCAAACCCTTACTTCCACTACCCGCATGCAGTCTGAAAATGATGCTGGGAGAACAGTCACAACTGGTCTTAAACGGTCAGTATGTACAGTCCAAAGCCTTGCAGGAGGCTGGATTCCAGTTTCATTATCCAACTCTGAAAGAAGCACTGGATAATATCCTAAAGCACTAA
- the thiO gene encoding glycine oxidase ThiO: MHIAIVGAGITGLMSALELLEQGCSVTLFDQQAAGQAASWAGGGILSPMYPWRYPAAVNALARHAKPMYQDWNQKLQPFTGIDFQIHQTGMLIFDESDFEIGLSYAKTHQDPQQQAELLDQAKLQQINPRINQSKFKQAIYFPELANIRNPRLLQSIIHYLKQHPRVTWQEDCKITRLNIQQGCVKSISDEHSQVFQADQYVFTTGAWSQHWSQQLGLEIPVQPVQGQMLLFKTPENWLPTMCMHKVMYLIPRQDGHVLCGSSMRQVGFDTSPSSEIRQDILQACIEMVPELADFPLVKQWAGLRPSSPDGIPYIGKIPKLHNAWTNFGHFRNGLCMGPASGKLLAQLILKQMPIVDPAPYDPVRLLEPSRLVL; the protein is encoded by the coding sequence ATGCATATTGCCATTGTCGGCGCTGGCATCACCGGTTTGATGTCGGCGCTGGAACTGCTTGAACAGGGATGTTCTGTTACCCTTTTTGATCAACAGGCCGCCGGACAGGCTGCATCCTGGGCTGGAGGAGGAATCCTTTCCCCGATGTATCCGTGGCGTTATCCCGCTGCTGTAAATGCTCTGGCTCGACATGCCAAACCCATGTATCAGGACTGGAATCAAAAACTGCAACCTTTCACTGGCATCGATTTCCAGATTCATCAAACAGGTATGCTGATTTTTGATGAATCCGATTTTGAAATCGGTTTAAGTTATGCCAAAACACATCAGGATCCGCAGCAACAGGCAGAATTGCTTGATCAGGCTAAACTGCAACAGATCAATCCAAGAATTAATCAGAGCAAATTCAAGCAGGCGATTTATTTCCCTGAACTGGCGAATATCCGTAATCCACGGTTATTACAGTCGATCATTCACTATTTGAAGCAGCATCCTCGTGTCACCTGGCAAGAAGACTGTAAAATCACTCGGCTCAATATTCAGCAAGGCTGTGTAAAAAGTATCTCAGATGAACATAGCCAGGTTTTTCAGGCAGATCAATATGTGTTCACAACCGGAGCATGGTCGCAACACTGGTCACAGCAACTTGGTTTGGAAATTCCGGTACAGCCGGTTCAGGGCCAGATGCTGCTGTTTAAAACGCCAGAAAACTGGCTGCCGACCATGTGCATGCATAAGGTGATGTACCTGATTCCACGTCAGGATGGACATGTTTTATGTGGTTCCAGTATGCGTCAGGTCGGTTTTGACACCTCGCCTTCTAGTGAAATCCGGCAGGATATTTTACAGGCGTGTATCGAGATGGTACCGGAACTGGCAGATTTTCCGCTGGTCAAGCAATGGGCCGGATTAAGACCCAGCTCACCCGATGGTATTCCCTATATTGGCAAAATTCCCAAGCTACATAATGCCTGGACCAATTTTGGACATTTCCGGAATGGTTTATGCATGGGGCCGGCATCAGGCAAACTACTCGCTCAACTCATCCTTAAACAAATGCCAATCGTTGATCCAGCTCCTTATGATCCTGTCCGTTTATTAGAGCCCAGTCGTTTAGTGCTTTAG